Within Paenibacillus sp. RUD330, the genomic segment GGCCAACGTCAGAGACAAAGTGCTGGCGATCTTCACCCATCACGCGCATACGTTCTATCAGAACCTATCGCATATTTACCCCGGCTTCAACGGAACCCAATTCTACGTCTGCGGATGTTCCGGCGACTACGAGTGCAAATGCGATACGACCGGCTGCGGCAGAGGGTATTACGAGGGCGTGTTGACGCTCAACAACGGCAAAGCTTCCTTGAAAATAACGCCGGTCGAGTCTTGAGCCTGAAGACGTTGAACGAGAAGCGAAACGCTGCCTCAAGTTGAAACGCTCCTCATCAGTCTGAGCGAATGTTGCCGTCCGCGTGTTCCGACAACGCAGGCGGCGGCGGTCCCCGCCGCAATGGCGGACTGGCTTGCCAGTGAGACGATATTGGCGAATCATGCCCATGGCGCAAAATTCTCCGGGACAAAAGCATATCGGCCTCGATGGCGGACAGCTTGCCCCGCCCTGCTCTATCGGTCTTGCATCTATTTCCACTGGACCGTTCGGCTTGCATCGTGGAGAACGACCGGCATTCCGGCGAAGCCCGCTGGATCGAGATCCAGCTGGACCGAGCCTATCTACCGGGAATCGACCGGCCGAGGCCGCCTCTGCTCTTGGATGAACGGCGGGCAAATAGCAAAAGCAGGCGCCTTTTCATAGGCGCCTGCTTTTTAGCGCATCAAGATGGAGGCTGCTTGACCAGAGACATGAGCGTCACGGTGCCCACGACACATAACGTCCCCGCCCATTCCCAGAGGCCGAACGGAACCCCGAGCCACAAGACCGAGATGGCCGTTGCCGTGAGCGGCTCGATGCAGGCGAACAGGCTCGCCTCCGAGCCGGAAATATAGGTGGTGCTCTCCAAATACCAGATGAAGGCGAAAATCGTTCCGAACAGGATGACGACAACAAGCGCCGCGATCGATGAAACGGACCCGCTTCCCTCCCATTTCCAAGGAGGATGGTAAAAAGCGAGGCATCCCCCTCCGATCACCATTCCCCAGCCGACAACGAGCAGCGATCCCCATCGAACCAGCAGCCGGCGCGGCTGCAGCGTATAGAAGGCGAGCGCCAAGGCCGAAGCCAGTCCCCATCCTATCGCAGGAGCCGATATGGACAGGCTCGTCACGCTTCCTCCCGTCACGAGCAGGAAGGTGCCGGCAATGGCGAGAAGAACCCCCGCTTGCAGCGCCTTCCCCGGAAACCTCCTGTTTCTGATGGCCGTGAAGCATACGATCAATACCGGGGCGGTATACTGGAGCACCGTTGCGGTCGCCGCGTTGCCGTGATGGATGGCGGAGAAAAACGTGTACTGGACGGCAAGCATGCCCAATATTCCGAACAGGATGATGGAAGCCGCATCTTTCCCGCTTTTCCATATCCCCCACACCTGCCTCCGATCGTTGCGATAGGCGATGCCGAGCATGATCAAGCCGGCCGTCAGCATCCGGACCACCGTGAGCCACTCCACTCCGAAGCCTTGCTGTTGGAACAAATATTGCGCCATCGTACCCGATATCCCCCAGAGGGATGCTCCGGCCAACGCCAGCGCGATGCCTTTTCTGCGATCCGGGTTGCCGGACTGTGTCATTGATGCATTCATTCGGAACCCCCAAGCCGTTGTTCAGCCGACAGCGCATATCCGCCGCTTGCCGGTATTCTCTCCGTCGAAATTCTCCCTCGCTCTTCTTGATGCGTTTGCGCCGGGCGGGCTCTCGCCCATCCTGCCGCTCATGACCGCTTCACTCTACTATATGCGTCCAATCCCTCCATGAAAAGAGGCTGCGGGGCAAAAGCATATTTTCCCTTTCAAGGACTGCTTGCCCGGCCCTGCCCTATCGGTCTTGCATTTACTATACGAGAGGGAAAAACGGGAGGGATGGAAAGTGCTTACATTGTCCGGCCTCGGAGGCTCGTATGACGCGATCTACAGCCTTGGCCACAACTGCCTGCCCGGCGTGCAGATGACCCGTTCGGGGCTCCGGCTTTATTCCGGTCCCATCGATTGGATGGGCTCGCCCCATTTGTCCGGCGTATCGAAAGCTCTGCAGGACCGCTTCGCCCATTTCATGGAGCTCGAAAACATGAGCATCGTCGGAATCGATCCCAATGCCGGCTGTTATCTTGTCAAGGATCAAGCCTACGGAATCGTCTCCAATCACGATTTTCCTGCGAGCCATCCGGATACGCCGTACGCCCTGCTCCCTTATCC encodes:
- a CDS encoding EamA family transporter, encoding MNASMTQSGNPDRRKGIALALAGASLWGISGTMAQYLFQQQGFGVEWLTVVRMLTAGLIMLGIAYRNDRRQVWGIWKSGKDAASIILFGILGMLAVQYTFFSAIHHGNAATATVLQYTAPVLIVCFTAIRNRRFPGKALQAGVLLAIAGTFLLVTGGSVTSLSISAPAIGWGLASALALAFYTLQPRRLLVRWGSLLVVGWGMVIGGGCLAFYHPPWKWEGSGSVSSIAALVVVILFGTIFAFIWYLESTTYISGSEASLFACIEPLTATAISVLWLGVPFGLWEWAGTLCVVGTVTLMSLVKQPPS
- a CDS encoding DUF1796 family putative cysteine peptidase, with protein sequence MLTLSGLGGSYDAIYSLGHNCLPGVQMTRSGLRLYSGPIDWMGSPHLSGVSKALQDRFAHFMELENMSIVGIDPNAGCYLVKDQAYGIVSNHDFPASHPDTPYALLPYPEFKSKMKRRTERLLHKIGTAERMLFIRTEGSYPELYELQQVLSGMVRGEFNILYVQHGPAAGIEELGWRIPHACALQIPQVADIFHDNDVYWRQILSGISHR